Proteins co-encoded in one uncultured Draconibacterium sp. genomic window:
- a CDS encoding AAA family ATPase has translation MEFFQQVHKSLLQGSKDTIQRELMNNVDWNQRLICIKGFRSVGKTTFLLDYIKKYHPDSNEVLYLNLNNFYFTKRKISSFADEFAKRGGKVLLLDQIQKYPDWSADLRKCLDEIPELKIIFTSSPVLRITEDNPDLEGMASIYHLEGLSFREYLNHETGSSFKTYTLEEILKNHIEIAQKVVEEIRPLAYFDDYLRCGYFPYYIHDPNFYIDKLLKNINLALEIDVPYINQIEFKYLPKLRKLLHIIASETPFTPNVSKLATSVETSRATIMNYLKYLKHARLINLLYENGGSDDDQMKKPDKVYMQNTNLLNAIAPNNYDKATVRQTFFYNQVGYVCQLAKSPVADFCVNGKYKFNVGGRKLKPEKGIFAASDVIEVGEGNKIPLWLFGFLY, from the coding sequence TTGGAATTTTTTCAACAAGTACATAAGTCATTACTTCAGGGTTCAAAAGATACCATCCAGAGAGAGCTGATGAACAATGTCGATTGGAACCAGAGGCTTATCTGTATCAAAGGATTCAGGAGTGTTGGAAAAACAACATTTTTGCTCGACTATATAAAGAAGTATCACCCCGATAGCAACGAAGTTCTGTATCTTAATCTGAATAATTTTTATTTCACCAAACGTAAGATCAGTTCTTTTGCCGACGAATTTGCAAAACGCGGAGGGAAAGTATTGTTACTCGATCAGATACAAAAATACCCTGATTGGTCGGCTGATTTGCGTAAATGTCTGGATGAAATTCCTGAGCTGAAGATCATTTTCACGTCATCGCCAGTGTTGCGTATTACCGAGGATAATCCTGATCTGGAAGGAATGGCCAGCATTTACCACCTCGAAGGATTATCGTTTCGCGAGTACCTGAATCATGAAACAGGAAGCAGTTTTAAAACATACACTTTAGAGGAAATACTGAAAAACCACATTGAAATTGCCCAGAAAGTGGTTGAAGAAATCCGACCACTGGCGTATTTCGACGATTATTTACGATGCGGTTATTTCCCCTACTACATTCACGATCCGAATTTTTATATCGACAAGTTATTAAAGAATATCAACCTGGCACTTGAGATTGATGTTCCATATATTAACCAAATTGAATTTAAATATCTTCCAAAACTCAGAAAGCTGTTGCACATCATTGCTTCAGAAACGCCATTTACTCCAAATGTTAGTAAATTAGCTACTTCGGTTGAAACGTCGCGCGCAACAATTATGAATTATCTGAAATATTTGAAACACGCACGACTCATTAACCTGCTTTATGAAAACGGTGGAAGTGATGATGACCAGATGAAAAAACCGGACAAAGTGTACATGCAAAATACCAACCTGCTAAACGCTATTGCTCCGAATAATTACGATAAAGCTACAGTGAGACAAACGTTCTTTTATAACCAGGTAGGCTATGTATGCCAGCTGGCAAAATCGCCGGTTGCCGATTTCTGCGTCAACGGAAAATATAAATTCAATGTTGGCGGACGAAAACTAAAACCAGAAAAAGGAATTTTCGCTGCCTCCGATGTGATTGAGGTTGGCGAGGGAAACAAAATTCCTTTATGGCTTTTCGGGTTCCTGTACTAG
- a CDS encoding Fe-S cluster domain-containing protein yields the protein MSITVVYTIVTLAVIGAAAAVILYFVAQKFKVVEDPRIDDVDEALPGANCGGCGYAGCRAFAEACVKASELGDLNCPVGGNQTMNNVASILGLEAVKKDPRVAYIRCNGTCDQRPKTSSFDGATTCAIASSVYSGESGCQFGCLGYGDCYDACDFDAIVMHPETGIPEIIDDKCVACGACVDACPKNLIELRKKMPKNRKVVVSCRNQDKGGVARKACKVACIGCSKCFKECPFDAIVMENNLAYIDSDKCKLCRKCVAVCPTGAIIEENFPPRKVKPEVKKETEPVN from the coding sequence ATGAGTATCACTGTTGTATATACAATTGTCACATTAGCCGTAATTGGCGCCGCAGCAGCGGTAATTCTATATTTTGTGGCACAGAAATTCAAAGTTGTTGAAGATCCGCGCATCGACGATGTTGACGAAGCATTGCCGGGAGCTAACTGTGGAGGTTGTGGCTATGCAGGATGTAGAGCTTTTGCCGAAGCCTGTGTTAAAGCCAGCGAACTAGGCGATTTAAACTGTCCGGTTGGCGGAAACCAAACCATGAACAACGTGGCTTCGATCCTGGGGCTTGAAGCCGTCAAAAAAGATCCGCGTGTGGCTTACATTCGTTGTAACGGCACCTGCGATCAACGCCCGAAAACCAGTAGTTTCGATGGGGCAACTACCTGCGCTATCGCATCATCGGTTTACAGCGGCGAATCCGGGTGCCAGTTTGGCTGTTTAGGTTACGGCGATTGTTATGATGCCTGCGATTTCGATGCCATTGTAATGCATCCCGAAACCGGAATCCCGGAAATTATCGACGATAAATGTGTGGCCTGTGGAGCCTGCGTTGATGCTTGTCCGAAAAACCTTATAGAGTTACGCAAAAAGATGCCTAAAAACCGGAAGGTTGTGGTATCGTGTCGCAACCAGGATAAGGGAGGAGTAGCGCGTAAAGCTTGTAAGGTAGCTTGTATCGGGTGCAGTAAGTGTTTCAAAGAATGTCCGTTTGATGCTATTGTAATGGAAAACAATCTGGCATACATTGATTCCGACAAGTGTAAACTGTGCCGTAAATGTGTAGCAGTTTGCCCAACAGGTGCAATCATCGAAGAGAACTTCCCTCCGCGGAAAGTGAAACCAGAAGTAAAAAAAGAAACTGAACCAGTAAATTAA
- a CDS encoding electron transport complex subunit E, whose product MNQWKNFTKGFIKENPVFVLVLGMCPTLGVTSSAINGLGMGLATTFVLMMSNIVISLVKNVIPEKVRIPSFIVIIAAFVTVVQLLMQAFVPALYKSLGLFIPLIVVNCIVLGRAEAFASKNNVGSSAIDGLGIGLGFTFALVLLGSIREILGSGKLFNITIYPENYVTLVFVLAPGAFIVLGYLIALINRMKKN is encoded by the coding sequence ATGAATCAGTGGAAAAATTTTACAAAAGGTTTTATAAAGGAAAATCCGGTATTTGTTCTGGTACTCGGAATGTGCCCTACTCTTGGGGTAACATCATCGGCCATTAACGGACTGGGAATGGGACTTGCAACAACATTTGTTTTAATGATGTCGAACATCGTTATCTCGTTGGTAAAAAATGTTATTCCTGAAAAAGTTAGAATTCCGAGTTTTATTGTAATTATTGCCGCATTTGTTACGGTAGTACAATTGTTGATGCAGGCTTTTGTTCCTGCATTGTACAAAAGCCTCGGCTTGTTTATTCCGTTAATCGTGGTAAACTGTATTGTATTAGGTCGCGCCGAAGCTTTCGCCTCAAAAAACAATGTTGGCTCTTCAGCTATCGATGGGCTTGGAATTGGTTTAGGATTTACTTTCGCCCTGGTTTTACTGGGAAGTATCAGAGAAATTCTCGGAAGCGGTAAATTATTCAACATTACCATTTACCCCGAGAATTACGTAACTCTTGTATTTGTGCTGGCACCCGGAGCATTTATTGTTTTGGGATACCTGATTGCATTGATCAACCGAATGAAAAAGAATTAG
- a CDS encoding RnfABCDGE type electron transport complex subunit G: protein MAKRESSFINMVLTLVLVTGIAAAVLGFVYDFTKGPIEVAKLKAQTEAIKTVLPEFDELGETMVFSPGEGQDSLEFFPAYKNGELVGTAIKTYTKSGFSGFISIMAGIDKDGNFSGYSVLEHAETPGLGSKMTVWFNNPEKPNQYVIGKNPETTNFTVSKDGGDIDAITASTISSRAFLDALRRAYSTYENHKTTGDSGQ from the coding sequence ATGGCAAAACGAGAATCGAGTTTTATAAATATGGTGCTTACACTTGTTCTGGTAACAGGTATTGCTGCGGCAGTTTTGGGTTTTGTATACGATTTTACAAAAGGCCCTATCGAAGTGGCAAAATTAAAAGCACAAACCGAAGCAATAAAAACAGTATTGCCCGAATTTGACGAGTTGGGAGAAACAATGGTCTTTAGTCCGGGAGAAGGACAAGACTCTCTGGAATTCTTCCCAGCCTATAAAAATGGCGAATTGGTTGGAACAGCTATAAAAACCTATACAAAAAGTGGTTTTAGCGGATTCATTTCCATTATGGCTGGTATTGATAAAGACGGTAACTTTTCGGGGTACTCCGTTTTGGAACATGCCGAAACTCCCGGGTTAGGATCAAAAATGACGGTTTGGTTCAACAATCCGGAAAAACCAAATCAATATGTAATCGGGAAAAACCCTGAAACGACCAATTTTACCGTATCGAAAGATGGTGGAGACATTGACGCGATTACTGCCTCTACAATTAGCTCACGCGCTTTTCTTGATGCATTAAGAAGAGCATACAGTACTTACGAAAACCATAAAACCACCGGAGATTCCGGACAATAA
- a CDS encoding RnfABCDGE type electron transport complex subunit D, with amino-acid sequence MSKLLTVSPSPHVHSSESTQKIMLRVVYAMIPAMIWGIYMFGLDAVRVGLISVLSCLAIEFLIQKYIMNVKPSITDGSALITGVLLAFNVPASLPWWIIIIGAIAAMGVGKLSFGGLGSNVFNPALVGRVFLLISFPVQMTSWPAIRTSGIDAVSAATPLAVIKEGIKNGIPVSQLKGLPDLSDMAIGLNQGSLGEISAILLIIGGLYMLWKKVITWQTPVSIILTVLVVSGIFWMVNPEMYVNPVYHIFTGGLMLGAIFMATDMVTSPMTGKGQLIYGIGIGLITISIRMFGAYPEGISFAILIMNAFVPLINMYIKPKRFGGQ; translated from the coding sequence ATGAGTAAATTATTAACAGTTTCACCATCACCGCACGTTCATTCGAGCGAATCAACCCAGAAGATTATGCTTCGGGTGGTTTATGCGATGATTCCGGCCATGATCTGGGGTATTTATATGTTTGGCCTCGATGCCGTTCGGGTTGGATTAATTTCAGTCCTGTCCTGTTTGGCGATCGAATTCCTCATTCAAAAATATATTATGAATGTTAAGCCCAGTATTACCGATGGTTCAGCCTTAATTACCGGAGTACTTTTAGCATTTAATGTGCCCGCAAGTCTTCCCTGGTGGATCATTATTATTGGTGCCATTGCAGCCATGGGAGTTGGGAAACTATCGTTTGGAGGTTTAGGATCGAACGTTTTTAACCCGGCTTTGGTAGGCAGGGTTTTCCTGTTGATCTCGTTCCCGGTACAAATGACATCGTGGCCGGCAATACGAACTTCGGGTATCGATGCGGTATCGGCAGCAACACCACTGGCTGTAATCAAAGAAGGAATTAAAAACGGAATCCCGGTTTCGCAACTTAAAGGACTACCCGACCTAAGCGATATGGCTATTGGGTTAAACCAGGGATCGCTGGGTGAAATTTCAGCAATTTTACTGATTATAGGCGGACTTTACATGCTGTGGAAAAAAGTGATTACCTGGCAAACGCCGGTATCGATTATACTCACTGTTTTGGTTGTTTCGGGTATTTTCTGGATGGTAAATCCTGAGATGTATGTAAACCCGGTTTACCATATTTTTACGGGAGGTTTAATGTTGGGAGCCATATTTATGGCAACCGATATGGTAACTTCTCCAATGACCGGAAAAGGACAATTGATTTACGGTATTGGAATTGGGTTGATCACCATCTCCATTCGTATGTTTGGCGCTTACCCCGAAGGAATTTCGTTCGCAATTCTGATTATGAATGCGTTTGTGCCGCTGATCAATATGTATATTAAACCTAAACGATTTGGAGGACAGTAA
- the rsxC gene encoding electron transport complex subunit RsxC: MLKTFKIGGVHPPENKLSKDKKIEVLPLPKTVFIPVAQHIGAPATPVVKKGDEVKVGQVIAQSSSFVSTNIHSSVSGKVTKVDFSADSSGYPKQGIFIAVEGDEWEESIDRSEDLVKEISVDGSEIVKKIQEAGIVGLGGATFPTHVKLVPPKGMKAEVLLINGVECEPYLTSDHRLMLEKADEIMVGIQLLMKAMGVDKAVIGIENNKPDAIKLLNEKCSAYTGVSVQPLKVQYPQGGEKQLINAVTGKEVPSGALPIAVGAVVSNVGTAFAVYEAIQKNKPLVERVVTVTGKGVEKPSNFMVRVGTATSELLEAAGGLPENTGKIISGGPMMGRAIASLDVPVTKGTSGLLLMQEEESKREEIQACIRCSRCTSVCPMGLEPYLLMTLGEKQIFDRAENERIMDCIECGSCSYTCPSSRPLLDYIRFGKGKVGAMIRSRKK; this comes from the coding sequence ATGTTGAAGACGTTCAAAATTGGCGGAGTACATCCTCCCGAAAATAAATTATCGAAAGATAAAAAGATTGAGGTTCTGCCACTTCCAAAAACAGTGTTTATTCCGGTAGCTCAGCACATTGGTGCGCCGGCCACTCCGGTAGTAAAAAAAGGCGACGAGGTTAAAGTAGGACAGGTAATTGCACAAAGCAGCAGTTTTGTTTCTACAAATATCCATTCATCGGTATCGGGAAAAGTTACCAAGGTCGATTTTTCAGCCGACAGTTCGGGTTATCCCAAACAAGGCATTTTTATCGCTGTTGAAGGCGATGAATGGGAAGAAAGCATTGACCGTTCGGAAGATTTGGTAAAAGAAATTTCCGTTGACGGATCTGAAATCGTGAAAAAGATTCAGGAAGCCGGAATCGTTGGTTTGGGTGGTGCAACCTTCCCTACCCACGTGAAACTGGTTCCGCCAAAAGGAATGAAAGCAGAAGTGCTGTTGATTAACGGCGTAGAGTGCGAACCTTACCTCACTTCGGATCACCGTTTGATGCTTGAAAAAGCCGACGAAATAATGGTGGGAATCCAGTTGCTGATGAAAGCAATGGGCGTTGACAAAGCAGTTATCGGTATTGAAAATAACAAGCCCGATGCCATTAAACTGCTGAATGAGAAATGTTCTGCGTATACAGGAGTGAGCGTTCAGCCACTTAAAGTACAATACCCGCAGGGAGGCGAAAAACAACTCATCAATGCTGTTACAGGAAAAGAAGTTCCTTCGGGCGCCTTGCCTATTGCAGTTGGTGCAGTGGTAAGTAATGTCGGTACTGCTTTTGCCGTTTACGAAGCCATTCAGAAAAATAAGCCATTGGTTGAACGCGTGGTTACCGTAACCGGAAAAGGCGTTGAAAAACCATCGAATTTTATGGTACGTGTTGGTACTGCGACATCCGAGTTGCTTGAAGCTGCCGGCGGTCTTCCTGAAAATACAGGAAAAATTATAAGTGGTGGCCCAATGATGGGACGCGCCATTGCATCGCTCGATGTTCCGGTAACAAAAGGAACTTCAGGACTTCTTCTGATGCAGGAAGAGGAAAGTAAACGCGAAGAAATACAAGCCTGTATTCGCTGCTCGCGTTGTACATCGGTTTGCCCAATGGGACTGGAACCTTACCTGCTGATGACATTGGGTGAAAAACAAATTTTCGATCGTGCAGAAAACGAACGCATAATGGATTGTATTGAATGTGGCTCATGCAGTTACACTTGTCCGTCAAGCCGTCCGCTGCTCGATTACATCCGTTTTGGAAAAGGAAAAGTTGGAGCGATGATTCGTTCACGTAAAAAATAA
- a CDS encoding SoxR reducing system RseC family protein gives MQIAKFTATESTIRHKGFVKAIKDASLTVNIVSQSACSTCHAQGACSVSDFQDKEIEVTEYKGNYKIGDEVTILFKQSKGFTALTWGYVVPFFVVLSTLIIALEVTGDELKSGLLSLFILVPYYITLYFFRHLLKKVLKFELEENAE, from the coding sequence CTGCAAATAGCAAAATTTACAGCTACGGAATCTACAATTCGACATAAGGGATTTGTTAAAGCAATAAAAGATGCTTCGCTTACTGTGAATATTGTAAGCCAGTCGGCCTGCTCAACTTGTCACGCACAGGGCGCCTGTTCAGTTTCCGATTTCCAGGACAAGGAAATTGAGGTTACCGAATATAAAGGCAACTACAAAATTGGCGACGAGGTTACCATTCTTTTTAAACAATCAAAAGGCTTTACTGCACTTACCTGGGGCTATGTAGTTCCGTTTTTTGTTGTTTTGTCCACCCTGATTATCGCCTTAGAAGTTACCGGTGACGAACTAAAATCGGGGCTCCTCTCCTTATTCATTCTTGTACCATACTATATAACATTATATTTTTTTAGGCATTTATTAAAAAAAGTATTGAAATTCGAACTCGAAGAAAACGCTGAATAA
- the nifJ gene encoding pyruvate:ferredoxin (flavodoxin) oxidoreductase, with the protein MAKQKKMVTCDGNYAAAYMSYMFSEVACIYPITPSSTMAEYVDEWAAFGKKNMFGRPVRLAEMQSEAGAAGAVHGALQSGALTSTYTASQGLLLMIPNMYKIAGELLPTVFHVSARALAGHALSIFGDHSDVYAARQTGFAMLAAGSVQEEMDLAGVAHLATLKSRVPFLAFFDGFRTSHEIQKIEAIDQEDIIPLVDQEALQEFRNRALNPENPVTRGTAQNPDIFFQAKESANKFYDAVPDIVADYMDEISKITGRKYRPFTYYGAPDAENIIIAMGSVTETIKETIDYLTAQGKKVGLMSVHLFRPFSAKHFVEALPDSVKRIAVLDRAAEPGSTGEPLFLDIQSQFYGKEEAPVIVGGRYGLGSKDTTPSQILSVYENLEMKEPKGNFTIGIVDDVTFKSLPLKEEINMTPEGTYQAKFYGLGSDGTVGANKNSIKIIGDATDKSCQGYFQYDSKKSGGFTCSHLRFGDKPIRSTYLVTTPDFVACHVPAYVNMYDVLKGLKKGGSFLLNSINDAEETKKQLPDVMKKYLAENEINFYIINGTKLGEEIGLGTRTNTIMQSAFFKITGVIPYEMAVEQMKAAIVKSYGKKGEHIVNMNYAAVDAGGKNVVKVEVPAEWKDIVVAEEEAVATDRPEYITNVVDVINAQKGDDLPVSTFAGSEDGQFPLGTAAYEKRGIAVNVPEWQVENCIQCNQCAYVCPHAAIRPFLMTEEEVEAAPAGTETKTATPAKVFGGLNFRIQVSPLDCTGCGNCADVCPSKEKSLVMKPLATQQAEVGRWDFMDKKVTVKETVVDKTKSVKNSQFAQPLFEFSGACAGCGETPYIKLITQLYGERMMVANATGCSSIYGGSAPSTPYCKHKESGHGPAWANSLFEDNAEYGFGFAEGVSAQRDRIAEIMTTALSNGASDAEKEVFGEWLEKKDIAAGSVVATNKVLDVIKESDSQYAKDILSLKQYLVKKSIWVFGGDGWAYDIGYGGLDHVMASGEDVNVLVMDTEVYSNTGGQSSKSTPVGAVAKFAASGKKVRKKDLGAMMMSYGYVYVAQVAMGANQSQYFKALKEAEAYPGPSIIIAYSPCINHGLRASMGRTQEEEKKAVSSGYWHLFRYNPLLEEEGKNPFQLDSKAPEWSQFQDFLNGEVRYTSLKKSFPAEADELFAAAEDNAKWRYASYQRMAAMDYSKAEEGEE; encoded by the coding sequence ATGGCAAAGCAAAAAAAGATGGTAACATGTGACGGAAACTACGCTGCAGCGTATATGAGTTACATGTTCAGCGAAGTCGCTTGTATTTATCCGATCACTCCGTCGTCAACCATGGCAGAGTACGTTGATGAATGGGCTGCTTTTGGAAAGAAAAATATGTTTGGTCGCCCTGTACGTTTGGCAGAAATGCAAAGTGAAGCCGGTGCTGCCGGTGCTGTTCACGGAGCGCTGCAATCGGGTGCCTTAACTTCTACTTACACTGCATCACAGGGTTTATTATTAATGATCCCTAACATGTACAAAATTGCAGGTGAGTTATTACCAACCGTATTTCACGTAAGTGCACGTGCCTTAGCCGGTCACGCATTATCGATTTTTGGCGACCACAGCGATGTTTACGCTGCCCGTCAAACAGGTTTTGCAATGTTGGCTGCGGGTTCAGTACAGGAAGAAATGGACCTTGCAGGTGTTGCTCACCTGGCTACACTTAAATCAAGAGTTCCTTTCCTGGCTTTCTTCGACGGATTCCGTACCTCACACGAAATTCAGAAAATTGAAGCGATCGATCAGGAAGACATTATTCCATTGGTTGACCAGGAAGCTCTTCAGGAATTCCGCAATCGTGCGTTAAATCCTGAAAATCCTGTAACCCGCGGAACAGCTCAAAACCCTGATATTTTCTTTCAGGCAAAAGAATCAGCAAACAAATTTTACGATGCAGTTCCTGATATCGTAGCTGATTATATGGATGAAATCAGCAAAATTACAGGTAGAAAATACCGTCCTTTCACTTATTACGGTGCACCTGATGCTGAAAACATCATTATTGCAATGGGTTCGGTTACTGAAACCATTAAAGAAACCATCGACTACTTAACTGCTCAAGGCAAAAAAGTTGGTTTAATGTCGGTACACTTATTCCGTCCATTCTCAGCAAAACACTTTGTTGAAGCATTACCTGATTCAGTAAAACGTATTGCTGTTTTAGACCGTGCTGCTGAACCAGGATCAACCGGAGAGCCATTATTCCTTGATATTCAATCGCAATTCTACGGAAAAGAAGAGGCACCTGTAATTGTCGGTGGTCGTTATGGTTTAGGATCAAAAGATACTACTCCATCTCAAATTCTTTCGGTTTACGAAAACCTTGAAATGAAAGAGCCAAAAGGCAACTTCACAATTGGTATCGTTGACGATGTGACATTCAAATCACTTCCATTGAAAGAAGAAATCAACATGACTCCAGAAGGAACTTACCAGGCTAAATTCTACGGTTTGGGTTCTGACGGTACTGTTGGTGCAAACAAAAACTCGATTAAAATTATTGGTGACGCAACAGATAAATCATGTCAGGGATACTTCCAGTACGACTCGAAAAAGTCGGGAGGTTTCACTTGTTCACACTTACGCTTCGGGGATAAACCAATCCGATCAACTTACCTTGTTACAACACCTGACTTTGTTGCTTGTCACGTTCCGGCATATGTTAATATGTACGACGTGCTTAAAGGCCTGAAAAAAGGTGGTTCTTTCTTGCTGAACTCTATTAACGATGCAGAAGAAACCAAAAAACAGTTGCCTGATGTAATGAAGAAATATTTGGCCGAAAACGAAATCAATTTCTACATCATCAACGGTACAAAACTGGGTGAAGAGATTGGCTTGGGAACTCGTACCAACACCATCATGCAATCGGCTTTCTTTAAAATTACTGGAGTAATTCCTTACGAAATGGCTGTTGAGCAAATGAAAGCTGCCATTGTAAAATCGTATGGTAAAAAAGGAGAGCACATTGTAAACATGAACTACGCAGCGGTTGACGCCGGTGGTAAAAACGTAGTAAAAGTTGAAGTTCCTGCTGAATGGAAAGACATTGTTGTTGCTGAAGAAGAAGCAGTAGCTACCGATCGTCCGGAATACATTACAAATGTGGTTGACGTAATCAACGCACAAAAAGGAGATGATCTTCCTGTTTCTACTTTCGCAGGTTCAGAAGATGGTCAGTTCCCACTTGGAACAGCAGCTTACGAAAAACGTGGTATCGCAGTAAACGTTCCTGAATGGCAGGTGGAAAACTGTATTCAGTGTAACCAGTGTGCTTACGTTTGTCCTCACGCAGCTATTCGTCCGTTCCTAATGACAGAAGAAGAGGTTGAAGCAGCGCCTGCAGGAACCGAAACAAAAACAGCAACTCCGGCAAAAGTATTTGGTGGATTGAATTTCCGTATCCAGGTATCGCCACTCGACTGTACTGGTTGTGGTAACTGTGCCGATGTTTGTCCATCGAAAGAGAAGTCGCTTGTAATGAAGCCACTTGCAACACAACAAGCTGAAGTTGGTCGTTGGGACTTTATGGACAAAAAAGTTACTGTTAAAGAAACTGTTGTTGACAAAACAAAATCAGTTAAAAATTCACAGTTCGCTCAGCCATTGTTCGAGTTCTCGGGAGCTTGTGCAGGTTGTGGTGAAACTCCATACATTAAACTGATCACTCAGCTTTACGGCGAGCGTATGATGGTTGCCAACGCTACAGGTTGTTCTTCAATCTACGGTGGTTCTGCTCCATCAACTCCATACTGTAAACACAAAGAGTCTGGTCACGGTCCGGCCTGGGCTAACTCACTCTTCGAAGACAACGCCGAATACGGTTTTGGTTTTGCTGAAGGTGTTAGCGCACAACGCGATCGTATTGCAGAAATTATGACTACTGCCCTTTCAAATGGTGCTTCTGACGCTGAGAAAGAAGTATTTGGCGAATGGCTGGAGAAAAAAGATATAGCTGCAGGTTCGGTTGTTGCAACCAACAAAGTACTGGATGTTATTAAAGAAAGCGACAGCCAATATGCTAAAGACATCCTATCATTAAAACAATACCTGGTTAAAAAATCGATTTGGGTATTCGGTGGTGACGGATGGGCATACGACATTGGTTACGGTGGTTTAGATCACGTAATGGCAAGCGGCGAAGATGTAAACGTATTGGTAATGGATACCGAGGTTTACTCTAACACCGGTGGTCAGTCGTCTAAATCAACACCAGTTGGCGCGGTAGCTAAATTTGCTGCATCGGGTAAAAAAGTTCGTAAAAAAGACCTTGGCGCTATGATGATGAGCTACGGTTACGTATACGTTGCACAAGTAGCCATGGGAGCTAACCAGTCGCAGTACTTTAAAGCACTGAAAGAAGCAGAAGCTTATCCTGGACCATCAATTATTATTGCTTATTCTCCATGTATCAACCACGGATTGCGTGCCAGCATGGGACGTACTCAGGAAGAGGAGAAAAAAGCAGTTTCATCAGGATACTGGCACTTATTCCGCTACAATCCACTATTGGAAGAAGAAGGTAAAAACCCATTCCAATTGGATTCGAAAGCACCGGAATGGAGCCAATTCCAAGACTTCCTGAACGGCGAGGTTCGTTATACTTCATTGAAGAAATCGTTCCCTGCTGAAGCTGATGAATTGTTTGCTGCTGCTGAAGATAACGCAAAATGGCGTTACGCTTCGTACCAACGTATGGCAGCTATGGATTATTCAAAAGCTGAAGAAGGAGAAGAATAG
- the rsxA gene encoding electron transport complex subunit RsxA: MNYLVIVIGAILVNNIVLMQFLGICPFLGVSKKVSTGIGMTGAVAFVMILATIVTYLIQNYVLEKFGLGFLQTIAFILVIASLVQMVEIILKKVSPPLYQALGIFLPLITTNCAILGVAILTVQNEFNLLEGVIFSTSHAIGFGLALIIFAGIREHLDLQNVPKGLKGTPIALIAAGILAMAFMGFSGLV, encoded by the coding sequence ATGAACTATTTAGTAATTGTAATAGGCGCCATACTTGTAAACAACATTGTTTTAATGCAGTTTTTGGGAATCTGCCCGTTTTTGGGAGTTTCCAAAAAAGTGTCGACCGGTATTGGTATGACCGGCGCTGTTGCCTTTGTAATGATTCTGGCAACAATTGTAACTTACCTGATACAAAACTATGTGTTGGAAAAATTCGGATTAGGATTTTTACAAACCATAGCCTTTATTTTAGTCATCGCATCGTTGGTACAAATGGTGGAGATTATTCTGAAAAAAGTAAGTCCTCCACTCTACCAGGCACTGGGAATTTTCCTTCCGCTTATTACAACCAACTGTGCTATTTTAGGTGTTGCAATTCTTACCGTGCAAAACGAGTTCAACCTGTTGGAAGGCGTAATATTTTCAACCTCGCATGCCATTGGTTTTGGGTTGGCACTGATCATCTTTGCCGGTATTCGCGAGCACCTCGATTTGCAGAATGTGCCAAAAGGGTTAAAAGGTACTCCAATTGCCTTAATCGCAGCAGGAATTCTTGCAATGGCTTTTATGGGATTCTCTGGCTTAGTGTAA